The following coding sequences are from one Cystobacter fuscus DSM 2262 window:
- a CDS encoding DUF2378 family protein: MTEKLVYDYTMEALLRVLGQPLTAEHLTGLRALGVDPRQLQPAYPVEKYTEVLNFIVAELWPRLPREEAGFELGRAFMRAYQQTAMGKAVAAVTRVIGPHRSLERMSRNFRSANNFTETTLRKVGPSHYELGFNHARHPNFYRGLLTEALTRTGAREVSVTLLTQGEADEATFHITWRP, from the coding sequence GTGACGGAGAAGTTGGTCTACGACTACACGATGGAGGCCCTGCTGCGCGTGCTGGGCCAGCCCCTCACGGCCGAGCACCTCACCGGGCTTCGCGCGTTGGGCGTCGATCCCCGCCAGCTCCAGCCAGCCTATCCGGTGGAAAAGTACACCGAGGTGCTCAACTTCATCGTGGCCGAGCTCTGGCCCCGGTTGCCGCGGGAGGAAGCCGGCTTCGAGCTGGGCCGGGCCTTCATGCGCGCCTACCAGCAGACGGCGATGGGCAAGGCGGTGGCCGCGGTGACGCGGGTCATCGGTCCCCACCGCTCGCTCGAGCGGATGAGCCGCAACTTCCGCAGCGCCAACAACTTCACCGAGACGACGCTGCGCAAGGTGGGGCCGAGCCACTACGAGCTGGGGTTCAACCACGCCCGCCACCCGAACTTCTACCGGGGCCTGCTGACCGAGGCCCTGACGAGAACGGGCGCCCGGGAGGTGTCCGTGACGCTGCTGACCCAGGGCGAGGCCGACGAGGCCACCTTCCACATCACCTGGAGGCCGTAG
- a CDS encoding S41 family peptidase encodes MLRTLLTRFILAAGLIAWTASAAPTPNAPELPSPEERLNRLARLWGQVKYRHPSLAYKSIDWDAALITALPRVEAAKDRAAYAAAVQDMLETLNDPATRILRPDERQESTPADPARTREPRRWEGKDVLVVNMGVMQPTAPLREELSRAKAVILDLRARGLDPRASESMRQALGEVLPLLLTQELQVPGPRAVYHSGYRPQTISSSGDFATSFLSSTGERISPQAPGKALPLLFLLDDQSSVDARVLTMKAQGLAQLVTEGRLDDGSSVQRTRVDLGAGLTAVVRLSELGVPLRADAVLPKRSRSGKDEALLKALELARKPVRGKAPKVREADLPPGRWQADLAYADMPYPDKPHRLLALFRMWNIIEFFYPYKHLMDQDWDKALSTFLPRFSKAKDAAEYALAVAEMSTWLKDGHTTLHGHPELEKRGIAGVLAPFETMELEGKAVVTRVWDEAAAPGLAPGQVIETYEGKPLAERMDALKPYVTASTPTHLRHRLLARALSGAEGTQATVGVRDAAGQRKQVRFTRSMESLQKPPTGDAWRMLGNGVGYVDLTRLRPTDVATLFEKMKSTKALVFDMRGYPNGTAWALAPYLNARKAPHGAIIERNIVSSEELGGRYKYFQPLPQADVTPYVGRTVMLIDERTISQAEYTGLFLEAANNTTFIGTPSAGADGDVTNMVLPGGIALLFSGDDVRHVDGRQLQRVGLKPQVFVRPSLASVQKGQDEVLERALKYLVSKGVGAKVTGGTPR; translated from the coding sequence ATGCTGCGCACCCTGCTTACCCGATTCATCCTGGCCGCCGGGCTCATCGCCTGGACGGCCTCGGCGGCGCCGACCCCCAACGCCCCCGAGCTTCCCTCCCCCGAGGAGCGGCTGAACCGTCTGGCCCGCTTGTGGGGCCAGGTGAAGTACCGCCACCCCTCCCTGGCCTACAAATCCATCGACTGGGACGCCGCCCTGATAACGGCGCTGCCCCGCGTCGAGGCCGCCAAGGACCGCGCCGCCTACGCCGCGGCCGTCCAGGACATGCTGGAGACGCTCAACGATCCCGCCACGCGGATCCTCCGCCCCGACGAGCGGCAGGAAAGCACACCGGCCGACCCGGCCCGCACGCGCGAGCCGCGCCGGTGGGAGGGCAAGGACGTGCTCGTGGTCAACATGGGCGTGATGCAGCCGACCGCCCCGTTGCGCGAGGAGCTCTCCCGAGCCAAGGCGGTCATCCTCGACCTGCGCGCCCGGGGATTGGATCCGCGCGCCTCCGAGTCCATGCGCCAGGCGCTGGGCGAGGTGCTGCCGCTGCTGCTCACCCAGGAGCTGCAGGTGCCCGGGCCCCGCGCCGTGTACCACTCGGGCTACCGCCCACAGACGATCTCCTCGAGCGGCGACTTCGCCACGTCCTTCCTCTCCTCGACGGGAGAGCGCATCTCGCCCCAGGCCCCCGGCAAGGCCCTGCCCCTGCTCTTCCTTCTGGATGATCAGTCCTCCGTGGACGCGCGCGTGCTCACCATGAAGGCCCAGGGCCTGGCGCAGCTCGTCACCGAGGGCCGCCTGGACGATGGCTCGAGCGTGCAGCGCACGCGGGTGGACCTGGGCGCCGGGTTGACGGCGGTGGTGCGCTTGAGCGAGCTGGGCGTGCCCCTGCGCGCGGACGCCGTGCTGCCCAAGCGCTCGCGCTCGGGCAAGGACGAGGCGCTGCTCAAGGCGCTCGAGCTGGCGCGCAAGCCGGTGCGCGGCAAGGCGCCCAAGGTGCGTGAGGCGGATCTTCCCCCGGGCCGGTGGCAGGCGGACCTGGCGTACGCGGACATGCCCTACCCGGACAAGCCCCATCGCCTGCTCGCGCTCTTCCGGATGTGGAACATCATCGAGTTCTTCTACCCCTACAAACACCTGATGGATCAGGACTGGGACAAGGCCCTCTCCACGTTCCTGCCCCGCTTCTCCAAGGCCAAGGACGCCGCCGAGTACGCGCTCGCGGTGGCGGAGATGAGCACGTGGCTCAAGGACGGACACACCACCCTGCACGGCCATCCCGAGTTGGAAAAGCGCGGCATCGCCGGCGTGCTGGCCCCCTTCGAGACGATGGAGCTGGAGGGCAAGGCGGTGGTGACCCGGGTGTGGGACGAGGCGGCCGCCCCGGGGCTCGCGCCGGGGCAGGTCATCGAGACGTACGAGGGCAAGCCCCTGGCGGAGCGGATGGACGCGCTCAAGCCCTACGTCACGGCCTCGACGCCCACGCACCTGCGCCACCGCCTGCTGGCGCGTGCCCTGTCGGGAGCCGAGGGCACCCAGGCCACGGTGGGCGTGCGCGACGCCGCGGGACAGCGCAAGCAGGTGCGCTTCACCCGGAGCATGGAGTCGTTGCAGAAGCCGCCCACGGGAGATGCCTGGCGCATGCTGGGCAACGGCGTGGGCTACGTGGACCTGACGCGCCTGCGGCCCACCGACGTGGCCACCCTGTTCGAGAAGATGAAGAGCACGAAGGCGCTCGTGTTCGACATGCGCGGCTACCCCAACGGCACCGCCTGGGCGCTCGCGCCGTACCTCAACGCGCGCAAGGCGCCCCACGGGGCGATCATCGAGCGCAACATCGTCTCGTCGGAGGAGTTGGGCGGACGCTACAAGTACTTCCAGCCCCTGCCCCAGGCCGACGTCACCCCCTATGTCGGCCGCACGGTGATGCTCATCGACGAGCGGACCATCAGCCAGGCCGAGTACACGGGCCTGTTCCTCGAGGCGGCCAACAACACCACCTTCATCGGCACGCCCAGCGCGGGCGCCGACGGCGATGTCACCAACATGGTGCTGCCGGGCGGCATCGCGCTGCTCTTCTCCGGCGACGACGTGCGGCACGTGGACGGCCGTCAGTTGCAGCGCGTGGGGCTCAAGCCCCAGGTCTTCGTGCGGCCCTCCCTCGCGAGCGTCCAGAAGGGCCAGGACGAGGTGCTGGAGCGGGCACTCAAGTACCTCGTGAGCAAGGGCGTGGGCGCCAAGGTGACGGGAGGGACGCCGCGGTAG
- a CDS encoding nuclear transport factor 2 family protein, whose protein sequence is MAANPIRDWHAYMAAPTREALDALLADHVVFQSPAVHTPQEGKAVTMKYLTAATEVLGGPAFRYVSEWRGERSAVLEFECALDGGIQVNGVDIVEWDESGRITRFKVMIRPLKALNAVVSAMGAALARLG, encoded by the coding sequence ATGGCGGCAAATCCTATCCGCGACTGGCACGCATACATGGCCGCGCCAACGCGCGAGGCACTCGACGCGTTGCTCGCCGACCACGTCGTCTTCCAGAGCCCCGCGGTACACACGCCGCAGGAGGGCAAGGCGGTGACGATGAAGTATCTCACCGCCGCCACGGAGGTGCTCGGCGGCCCCGCCTTCCGCTACGTCAGCGAGTGGCGCGGCGAGCGCTCCGCGGTGCTGGAGTTCGAGTGCGCGCTCGACGGTGGCATTCAGGTCAACGGTGTCGACATCGTCGAATGGGACGAGAGCGGTCGCATCACCCGGTTCAAGGTCATGATCCGGCCGCTGAAGGCGCTCAACGCGGTGGTGTCCGCCATGGGCGCGGCGCTGGCGAGGCTCGGCTGA
- a CDS encoding alpha/beta fold hydrolase: MRLETTLVGNGPRRIGLVHGLGVDSSTWEPFIEQLRAAGEVTVFAPDLRGHGRSPRPDSWGLAEFADDLVETLPPDLDVVVGHSLGGAVLAAAVERLRPGHAVYLDPGFQLGLPTSGLRGRLFWAAPALTLGVAALITARSNAAARKGYPERTRRLLADATARFDKRMATSVFRDIAFHPVVAARPLVPSTVVLSADSKAVLPEALATALTGFGWDVRRLPHLHHDMHLQDPAATFALLRDVLLGE, encoded by the coding sequence GTGAGACTCGAGACAACGCTCGTGGGCAACGGCCCCCGCCGCATCGGACTGGTACATGGACTCGGTGTCGACTCGTCCACCTGGGAGCCCTTCATCGAGCAGCTCCGCGCGGCGGGCGAGGTGACGGTCTTCGCGCCCGACCTGCGGGGCCATGGCCGCAGTCCGCGGCCGGACTCGTGGGGGCTCGCCGAGTTCGCCGACGATCTCGTCGAGACCCTCCCGCCCGACCTCGACGTCGTCGTGGGCCACTCGCTCGGAGGCGCGGTGCTCGCGGCCGCGGTGGAGCGGTTGCGGCCCGGCCACGCGGTGTACCTGGATCCGGGCTTCCAGCTGGGCCTGCCGACCTCCGGACTCCGGGGCCGGCTGTTCTGGGCGGCTCCGGCCTTGACACTCGGTGTCGCCGCCCTCATCACCGCGCGCTCGAACGCGGCGGCGCGCAAGGGCTACCCGGAGCGCACGCGGCGCCTCCTCGCGGACGCGACCGCGCGCTTCGACAAGCGGATGGCGACGAGCGTCTTCCGGGACATCGCCTTCCACCCGGTGGTCGCCGCCAGGCCCCTCGTGCCCTCCACCGTCGTGCTCTCCGCGGACAGCAAGGCCGTGTTGCCAGAGGCGCTCGCCACGGCACTGACGGGGTTCGGGTGGGATGTGCGCAGGCTGCCCCACCTGCACCACGACATGCATCTGCAGGATCCGGCGGCGACGTTCGCGCTCCTGCGGGACGTGCTGCTCGGCGAGTGA
- a CDS encoding cupin domain-containing protein → MPTLIAAPTRVTSAGNKPKLIDEYIGRVNTRQAGLSVAHMRSPGGWLEPGQTPEFQEMTVVLRGLLRVEHRGGVLEVRAGQAVVTEAGEWVRYSTPEAEGAEYIAICLPAFSPDTVHRDA, encoded by the coding sequence ATGCCGACCCTCATCGCCGCGCCCACCCGTGTCACCTCCGCGGGCAACAAGCCCAAGCTCATCGACGAGTACATCGGGCGGGTGAACACGCGGCAGGCCGGGCTCAGCGTCGCCCACATGCGCAGCCCGGGCGGCTGGCTCGAGCCCGGACAGACCCCCGAGTTCCAGGAGATGACGGTGGTGCTGCGCGGCCTGCTGCGCGTGGAGCACCGCGGCGGCGTGCTCGAGGTGCGCGCCGGACAGGCGGTGGTGACCGAGGCGGGAGAGTGGGTGCGCTACAGCACCCCCGAGGCCGAGGGCGCCGAGTACATCGCCATCTGCCTGCCGGCCTTCTCTCCCGACACCGTGCACCGCGACGCCTGA
- a CDS encoding MFS transporter, which produces MTPTSSRSRKVALLSALYFVQGLPFGFQTTALPVYLRTQGVSLMVIGSLGLLSLPWMGKALWAPLVDRYGSERVGRRKSWILPMQLGLAATCALAAFVPVPDALKALLGLVFLMNLFAATQDIAVDGFAVDLLEPHELGWGNSAQVVGYKLGMLTGGGLLVWMSGSLGWRGIFLVMSALSLGVFGLVALTREPRRAEGVGGGERPSWHEVRERLAAAWRLPGTGWVLLFIATYKLGETLVDVLFKPFLVDMGFTPAQIGQWVGTWGMVASLLGSAAGGWLAARMPLLGALALASCLRVIPLGGEWWLALHPPSAQGVIAVTVAEHFFGGVLTTAVFAFMMSRVDRRIGATHYTLLASVEVLGKSPGGPLAGLLATRFGWSYAQVFLLGTVLSVAFVALLWPLRRGEQATRSVSTSP; this is translated from the coding sequence GTGACGCCTACTTCGTCCCGGTCTCGCAAGGTGGCCCTGCTCAGCGCGCTGTACTTCGTGCAGGGGCTGCCCTTCGGTTTCCAGACCACCGCGCTGCCGGTGTACCTGCGCACGCAGGGTGTGTCGCTGATGGTCATCGGCAGTCTGGGCCTGCTGTCGCTGCCGTGGATGGGCAAGGCCCTGTGGGCGCCGCTGGTGGACCGGTATGGCTCGGAGCGCGTGGGGCGGCGCAAGTCGTGGATATTGCCCATGCAGTTGGGGCTCGCGGCGACCTGCGCCCTGGCGGCCTTCGTGCCGGTGCCCGACGCGCTCAAGGCCCTGTTGGGGCTCGTCTTCCTGATGAACCTGTTCGCGGCCACGCAGGACATCGCGGTGGACGGGTTCGCGGTGGACCTGCTGGAGCCCCATGAGCTGGGCTGGGGCAACTCGGCCCAGGTGGTGGGCTACAAGCTGGGGATGCTCACCGGAGGCGGGCTGCTGGTGTGGATGAGCGGCTCGCTCGGCTGGCGGGGCATCTTCCTGGTGATGTCCGCCTTGTCCCTGGGCGTGTTCGGACTGGTGGCCCTGACGCGTGAGCCCCGGCGCGCGGAGGGGGTGGGCGGGGGGGAACGCCCGTCGTGGCACGAGGTGCGCGAGCGGCTCGCCGCCGCATGGCGCCTGCCGGGCACGGGCTGGGTGCTGCTCTTCATCGCCACCTACAAGCTGGGCGAGACCCTGGTGGACGTGCTCTTCAAGCCCTTCCTCGTGGACATGGGCTTCACGCCCGCGCAGATCGGCCAGTGGGTAGGCACCTGGGGCATGGTGGCGTCGTTGCTCGGCTCGGCGGCGGGGGGCTGGCTGGCGGCCCGGATGCCCCTGCTGGGCGCGCTGGCGCTCGCCTCGTGCCTGCGTGTCATCCCGCTCGGGGGTGAGTGGTGGCTGGCGCTGCATCCCCCCTCGGCCCAAGGCGTCATCGCCGTCACCGTGGCGGAGCACTTCTTCGGGGGCGTGCTCACCACGGCCGTCTTCGCGTTCATGATGTCGCGGGTGGATCGGCGCATTGGCGCCACGCACTACACGCTGCTCGCGAGCGTGGAGGTGCTGGGCAAGTCCCCCGGGGGGCCGCTCGCGGGGCTGCTCGCGACCCGGTTCGGGTGGAGCTATGCCCAGGTCTTCCTGTTGGGCACGGTCCTCTCCGTGGCCTTCGTGGCGCTGCTCTGGCCCCTGCGCCGGGGCGAGCAGGCCACCCGCTCCGTGTCCACGTCACCCTGA
- a CDS encoding DUF1990 family protein, with the protein MQASEQVHEGLLFAADGAGPLLQRDYWGLIDRCASSPTEVMEWVALHFGEFAPKELCVFERTGDPDGPLKLGEEMEVRIRGAGRCHVRVIHQDRQSFTLGTLPGHPEAGRITFGAYRNERGDVIFHIRSRARSGSPIIYLGFYTGGEAMQTNTWTDFVNNVALTVGEGIIGFIHADTTVMEKEHEEEDDVQGPTYLARGDET; encoded by the coding sequence ATGCAAGCGAGCGAGCAGGTACACGAGGGGTTGTTATTCGCGGCGGATGGAGCGGGTCCCCTGCTGCAGCGCGACTACTGGGGACTCATCGATCGCTGCGCGAGTTCGCCCACGGAAGTGATGGAGTGGGTGGCCTTGCACTTCGGCGAGTTCGCCCCCAAGGAGCTGTGTGTCTTCGAGCGGACGGGAGACCCCGACGGGCCCCTGAAACTGGGAGAGGAGATGGAGGTGCGCATCCGGGGCGCGGGCCGGTGCCACGTGCGCGTCATCCACCAGGATCGCCAGAGCTTCACCCTGGGCACCCTGCCCGGCCACCCCGAGGCGGGACGCATCACGTTTGGCGCCTACCGGAATGAGCGGGGCGACGTCATCTTCCACATTCGAAGCCGGGCACGCTCCGGCTCGCCAATCATCTACCTGGGGTTCTACACCGGCGGCGAGGCCATGCAGACGAACACCTGGACGGACTTCGTGAACAACGTCGCCCTCACCGTGGGTGAGGGAATCATCGGCTTCATCCACGCGGACACGACCGTGATGGAAAAGGAGCACGAGGAAGAGGACGACGTCCAGGGCCCCACCTATCTCGCACGGGGAGACGAGACATGA
- a CDS encoding DUF1990 family protein, translated as MTNVEWRLMSGWSDKEVMERLARASTLPLNFEVQEKDMTLDNGWSQVESQAIIGCDAPGPPKEGDAFHKLKEAVARMGFSDPRIVHGHFSDAMPLLGRPMMLELRPLVGLRYLCPVRVRAVRSEVDDERTVYGFSIDTLQGHVEAGREWFQLSKDHRTGELRFHIRAAWREGQFPNWWSYVGFELVGRRYQRAWHHLAHMRLRELLRGGYLEQHPDAHALQEANLRVGRLPVQFASQRGLSRRLMGVEHEMERDQRGNGWNTLGLGVLAGMRSFSAPALLGFHFSREPRTAPSGSLGLLASPLVSRALAALSAGEVAADKTPWMPARISPPALVGRALSGALAGAAVAPRRQLTPLHAVLGAAAAVASSFTFYALRRFMTRRLGVPNAVAGLAEDAVAAALGGKLLAALR; from the coding sequence ATGACGAACGTCGAGTGGCGCTTGATGTCGGGCTGGTCGGACAAGGAAGTGATGGAGCGGCTCGCGCGCGCATCCACCCTGCCCCTCAACTTCGAGGTGCAAGAGAAGGACATGACGCTCGACAACGGCTGGAGCCAGGTGGAATCCCAGGCCATCATCGGCTGTGACGCTCCGGGCCCGCCGAAGGAGGGAGACGCGTTCCACAAGCTCAAGGAAGCCGTGGCGCGCATGGGCTTCTCCGACCCGCGCATCGTGCACGGACACTTCAGCGACGCCATGCCGCTGCTGGGCCGGCCGATGATGCTCGAGCTGCGGCCCCTGGTGGGCCTGCGCTACCTCTGTCCGGTGCGTGTGCGCGCCGTGCGCTCCGAGGTGGATGACGAGCGCACCGTCTACGGCTTCAGCATCGACACGCTGCAGGGGCACGTCGAGGCGGGGCGTGAGTGGTTCCAGCTCAGCAAGGATCACCGCACGGGCGAGCTGCGCTTCCACATCCGCGCCGCGTGGCGCGAGGGACAGTTCCCCAACTGGTGGAGCTACGTGGGCTTCGAGCTGGTGGGCCGCCGCTACCAGCGCGCCTGGCACCACCTGGCCCACATGCGCTTGAGGGAGCTGCTGCGCGGCGGCTACCTGGAACAGCACCCGGACGCCCATGCCCTGCAGGAGGCGAACCTCCGGGTGGGGCGGCTGCCCGTGCAGTTCGCCTCGCAGCGGGGCCTCAGCCGTCGGCTGATGGGGGTGGAGCACGAAATGGAGCGGGACCAACGGGGCAACGGGTGGAACACCCTGGGCCTCGGAGTGCTCGCCGGCATGCGCAGCTTCAGCGCCCCGGCCCTGCTCGGCTTCCACTTCTCCCGCGAGCCCCGGACCGCGCCCTCGGGAAGTCTGGGACTGCTCGCCTCGCCCCTCGTGTCGCGCGCGCTCGCGGCGCTGTCCGCGGGCGAGGTGGCCGCCGACAAGACGCCGTGGATGCCCGCGCGCATCTCCCCGCCCGCGCTGGTGGGCCGGGCCCTCTCGGGCGCGCTGGCCGGGGCCGCCGTGGCGCCACGACGCCAGCTCACCCCGCTCCACGCGGTGCTCGGCGCCGCGGCGGCGGTGGCCTCGTCCTTCACCTTCTACGCACTGCGTCGGTTCATGACGCGCCGGCTGGGCGTGCCCAACGCGGTGGCGGGACTCGCGGAAGACGCCGTGGCCGCCGCGCTTGGGGGCAAGCTGCTCGCCGCACTGCGGTGA